Sequence from the Helianthus annuus cultivar XRQ/B chromosome 13, HanXRQr2.0-SUNRISE, whole genome shotgun sequence genome:
TTTTTGGgattttagggtttagggtttgatCTGAATTTAGGGTTTGGATTTGAGGGTTTGGTTGCACTGTTTGGATTGAATTTAGGTTTAGATGTAGTAAAAGACTAGAAGCCCTAATTTGAAAGCATCTGATTTGTGCAAATCAGTTAAGATTTTTTCTTGGATAACCCTAATAAATTTGGTGCATGTTTATCACTAAATGATCAGATTATTACTCCATGCTGAACAATATCATGCAGATATAGTTTTTGTTAGCTTAAAATATAGGAAAAATTACaggttttgtcctttatctttataccacttttcaggcggtgtcctttttaacgaatgttgacaggcggtgtcctttactaggtattttgttacaagtttagtcctttacacccaacccagttaaaaaaccatgttaattgttgggtgtaaaggactaaacctgcaacaaaatacctaggtaaaggactaaacttgcaacaaaatacctagtaaaggacaccgactgtcaacaattaacagggttttttaactgggttgggtgtaaaggactaaacttgcaacaaaatacctaggtaaaggacaccgcctgtcaacattcgttaaaaaggacaccgcctgaaaagtggtataaagataaaggacaaaacttgtaatttttcctaaaaTATATAAAGAGCATTCAAGAATAGCAAACCTTTCTCATGAAAACGGACATCGGAACATTATTTGAGCACTTTATAACACGATAGGGTTACGTTTCGTCTCGCAATAAAGGAAGCTACTTTAAAAGGAAGTTAAATAAATACGCAATTACGCAAATGATTGAACGGACGTCAACGTAACTGTATGTCCATGTTATTCAAGATATGTTTGTCGAATTTGCTCTGATCAGATACCTTTTATAATTCAACTAACTGATGAAATATGTATAGCATGAGGAATAATCGTAGGCCCCTTAGGTATATTCTATCTTTATGTTGTGAAAAGCTAAAAAGATCTAAGCTCTTTTGCTCCAAGATTCAGAGtgtttgtttttatctttttatgtTTCTTTTTCACGGATATACGTATATAAAGAATAAAGATATAAGTTTATCTGGTTACGTATTTTTACAAATGGTAGTGCATTAACAACTATTACTTTTTATTCcttttttgttatatttacacacaTACATATGTCTATTTGtgcccatggcattatagcctagtggcatcttggagGTGGGATAAGGCTTAGGGACCACTAGGTCGTGGGCATGATTCCCACcagggggtttttcccagatttattgggtttccacctgaattggtgtatagacattattgcctagtggagatggatatgtcATATGATctggtggttccgctggtggcacgatgatacttcagtggtccatcagtgatccaaatttgccgttcaaaaaaaatgtcTGTTTGTGTTATTAACCCTTGACAGAGAAAACCCTTTTCGTATTGCGTGTAGAATGACGAACTGGTATTAGGGTTTGTTGggaatttgtttgtttgtttgttttgtggaATCTTGCTTGTTAAAGGTGGAAGCTTTGGGTTTTAGGGTTTGATTTGAGGTTGGATAAGATTGTTGAGTTTGTGATTTTTGGTTTTGGGATTTCAGGAACAGATGATGATCTTCCACCGCCACATCAGCAGAAATTCCGAAGTGCGGGCCCGGGTACCGGGAACGGAAGAACTATGGCTGTTGGCAATGCTCCATTTCCAAGAATTCAAAACGATATGGAAACGCAAATCCACCTTATAGAACAAGAAGCGTATAGCTCGGTTTTGAGAGCATTCAAAGCTCAGTCCGATGCTATCACATGGGTAACCTTTCGAATAACATCCAACTAAAAAACATTGTCCGTAAACGGTTTGCGATTATTCACACGCGGGTGGATTATTGCGATTATTCACATGCTTATAACGTTATTTTAATCGACTTTAACGCACTTATTTGATATGGTACAGGAAATGGAAAGTTTGATAACGGATCTTAGAAAAGAGTTGAGAGTATCGGATGAAGAACACCGAAAGCTTTTAGCTAGAGTTAACAACGATGACATCATCAAGAGGATAAGGTATATATTAATTAAGCATCAATAACTTCATATGATTATATATCTATATTAATGgcaattatatatatacacatatatatattatgttatcGAACAGGGAATGGAGGAAGACAAACGGGGCGCAACCTGGCACGCTAAATAGTCCTACGGTTTCTGCAtcacaaaagaaacaaaagacgTCCCATTCTGGGCCTTCATCGTCGTTGGGCCCACCTCCACCCACCCTCCAGCAGCCATCGTCATCAGGCTTGAACCGTGGCTCTGGTTCAGGGTTCAGGGGAAAGAAGCCACAATCTGTAAGATGAGTTccttaagggttttttttttttattatttttttttaatgtttttaccGAAGGCACCGCTTATCGGTAAAATACAAGAAAAAAGGCTAAAAAACTTAAAAAGCCCTAATTTTACTTCTAGTGAATtgaagttgttttttttttcaaagattTGGATTAATATTGTAATAATGTTGTTTACGCAATTATATAGAATTAGGGTTGCAAACgaatcaaacgaacacgaacaagatcttgtttgtgtgtgtttgttaaggaaatatatgtgttcatgaCCTGcccatgaacacttaccgaacgagattttttgttcgtgttcgttcgttaaggaaatgaacgtgttcgttcgttaaggaaaacaaacaaacacaaaacttatgttcatgaacacaaatgaaaacaaacaaacacaaacaagcgtttatgaacagaatatataatacactgatacttattaaatattttatttgtcgggattttgaagtatttaaataaaatataaaaatgaaaaacattGATGAACTATTGAACACAAACGGacgtaaacgaacataaatgaacgaacgcgacctctgttcatgttcattTATTTTACTAAACGAACGGAATTTCCACCGTTACTAATCCTAATGTGCATGACTTGCCCATCTTGCTACGTCTATATCCCCCCTAATATATCCGATGCGTTTTAATGAAGTCTTTGCAGTATGGTTCGGCAAGTTTCAACGGCAGGGAACAAGTTCCTAAGCAGGGCTTTGATGAAGACAACAACTCCGATCCGTTGATTGGGAGGAAGGTTTGGACAAGATGGCCCGAAGATAATAACTTCTATGAGGCTATAATAAAAAAGTTCAACCCTGTTGAGGTATGTGTTGATTAGAACATGATATTGGCGATAGTCTAAATGGGTCGATCGGGTTGTAGATAATAAGAATATATTGTTTCGGTATTAATCGAATTTGGTTTAAAATATTTACAGGGTCGTCATGCTCTGGTCTATGATAGCAATACGCCGAATGAAGCATGGGAATGGGTTAATCTTAGAGAGGTTTGTATCGACATTTTAATCTTTTTTTAGCAAAAATTGCTAAGGGCTTAATGGCTAATAAAGCAAacctaggggtgcaaacgagccgagccgagcccgagctcgaccaggctcgagctcgagctcgattaacttataagagctcggctcgattcgagcttcgtttataaagctcgagctcggctcgtttgtattttctcaagctcgggctcggctcattTTTTagctattaattaatatattaaataaaaataatataaatgatAGACTTcttaggctcgcgagctcgataagtgaagctcgggctcgggctcgtttactaaataagcttatttttaggttcgaggtcggcttgtaaacaagtttaaataagctcggctcgactcggcttgtttacactaaggctcgataaggctcgacgagcctaacgagcttcacatgcgaggctcgagctcgggctcgacaaacaaacgagctttgttttgaggctcaagctcggctcggctcgtttcgagctttttctcgagccgatctcgagtagctcgcgagcggctcggctcgtttgcacccctataaATAACTTTGACGTTGGATCTTTTCAAAAGAAAACGTTGCGGTTTCAAGGGGTCCATAAAGGATATATTATTTAGTCTCTAAATCTTTCCAatatatgtttgtttttttataatagATATCTCCGAACGACATCTGTTGGAAATGGGAGGACGTTGGGGTTTCAAATAGAGGTGCGCGAAGTGGATCGGGCCGCGGGATAAAAGCTTCAACACCTCGTGTTGGGACTAATTCTGGTTCCGGAAGAGGTAGACCGATCGCAAAGGGTCAGTCCAAGAAAGAAGCACCCCAAAAAGAAAACGGCGTTGCAAAGAAACCTTTGAACACTATCGAAATACTTCACACCGATACCCTTGTTAAAGaggtacccccccccccccccacacacacacacatcactaAAAGGGAAACATCAAACAATCATTGGTAACCACTTCATGAATATTATTTCCTAAGAAAAGAGTATTTATCAACGAAGTTGTATTTGCAAAATATTTACATAAATAGTAAAAACTATGGTTCTAAAAATCCCGACTAGCATCCGATTAGTCGCGGCGTTAATTGCTAGTCGGAGTTTCACCGAGTAATTTTCCTCTAATCGGCCAATAAATCGCTTGACGGTCAATGGCTCTGTCCTAGGATAGGCCAAAAATGTGCTGTTCCAGACAAATTCCGGCTAATTACCGGTCAAATTCCGCTCATTTTCCGGTCAAATCTTGTAAATTTCAGTGATTAATCTTGTTTACTTAAAAAATCATCCGACGAGGGGTTAAAACTTGTTTTAATTACACATAAAAAGGTGTgcgtatatatataaaaattaagattacatataaaaatcccaATCGATTAATCCCAATTAATCGCTAATCAGTATCACACCGGCCGACTACCTCCTAGTGATTCTTACAACACCGGTAAAAACTAATACGATAAGATGGTTATTAAGAATAGTCTTAAGGGccatttttttatatttacttataaaGAAACATTAATGTATATTTTTTtatgagtgaattgcaagttttgtcctttatctttaggtcattttgcaagttttgtcatttatgtttaaatttgacgagttttgtcctttatgtttaaaaatcaagcacgttttaccctttatgtttaaaaatcaaacacgttttgtcctttatgtttaaaaaatcaagcacgttttgtccttaaaaatcaagcataaaggacaaaacgtgcttaatttttaaacataaaggacaaaactcgtcaaatttaaacataaaggacaaaacttgcaaagtggcctaaagataaaggacaaaacttgaaattcactcttttttTATTCATTAAACCTTTTATATCATTTTATTCAAATAAACTAGATCAATATTGTGTTAACAAAAATTGTTTCAGGTCAATTTAGCCCGACCCATTTCGACATGTACCAAAAATCCCCAGTCTCGACTCTTGACCCATTAACGTGCACCCGAACAATCCATTTTTGACATCTCGACTCATTCCCGGTTCATGCAAACATTACTATGGTGGCAATAATCTTTCTTGCTTTTGTTGACAGTTAGACAAAGTGTTCAGTTCAAGCAGTGCTGACCCAATGGACATTGAGAAAGCCAGAAAAGTGCTGAAAGTgtgaacttttttttttttttttttttcatcacccATCACTTTTCTTGGATTAatttagagtgaatttcaaggattgtcctttatctttatacacattttcaggcgctgtcttttatgttcaaaattgacaagttttgtcctttatgttttcatatcatacacgttttgtcctttaggcctaacccagttaaatttggtcatgtgctttacagctcaaagcttctgcaacctttgaattgacaaaaatgtcctcatgtgcaaagcacatgaccaaatttaactaaaaaaactaactgtgttaggcctaaaggacaaaacgtgtatgatatgaaaacataaaggacaaaacacgtcaattttgaacataaaggacagcgcctgaaaatgggtataaagataaaggacaattcttgaaaTTCACTCATTTATTTATTActatactaatttttttttttttttttgtaatttaggAGCATGAACAAGCCCTTCTGGATGCTATTGCAAAGCTTGAAGGTGCCTCGGATGGTGAAAGCGGTAATAATTGACTAATCAATCACACATAGTAATATGCATAAATATTGTATAATTCGGTCGGTCCCCATCAAAGATTTCTGCTTCAAATATGTAAATAATCAGCCACTTTTGGCTTAACATCACTAGTTATTATTCGATTTGACGGATCTCTTTTTTATTAcctatttttttatttgtttacatCCCTTTCCTGTacagttttatttttatttatttattttttttaccagAATGTCGATAAATTACAAAAAAATCATATTGAATTGTTTTCTGTGTTTTTCATGTTTCGATATCCGAAGACCGTGATCATATATCAAGCAAACATGAAGCGGGTGACGGTTCAGATGGCGTTAAAGCGGCTGTAGAGGATCAGAAAAACGTCGGTCAAGACTTGTTGCAATAATCACTTCAAAAATCATGTGATGTACAATGTCTGTCTAATATATTGTGATTAActgttttggttttttttttgtaatttaatGTATTATGCTATCCTTCTGTCATCTATAACTTCACATGGCTTGTTTGTTCTCTAGCTTGTGCAACATAACTTGTTTATGGTCAACTCATGTGTTGACCCGTGGCGGCTTTCTGATCTTTGAACTTTATGATGATGTGGAACTATGAACTTGACCTGCACACATAATTACATGAAACACATAATCAGCGATGCA
This genomic interval carries:
- the LOC110898664 gene encoding protein EMSY-LIKE 3 isoform X1; translated protein: MNFELSDSSGTDDDLPPPHQQKFRSAGPGTGNGRTMAVGNAPFPRIQNDMETQIHLIEQEAYSSVLRAFKAQSDAITWEMESLITDLRKELRVSDEEHRKLLARVNNDDIIKRIREWRKTNGAQPGTLNSPTVSASQKKQKTSHSGPSSSLGPPPPTLQQPSSSGLNRGSGSGFRGKKPQSSLQYGSASFNGREQVPKQGFDEDNNSDPLIGRKVWTRWPEDNNFYEAIIKKFNPVEGRHALVYDSNTPNEAWEWVNLREISPNDICWKWEDVGVSNRGARSGSGRGIKASTPRVGTNSGSGRGRPIAKGQSKKEAPQKENGVAKKPLNTIEILHTDTLVKELDKVFSSSSADPMDIEKARKVLKEHEQALLDAIAKLEGASDGESDRDHISSKHEAGDGSDGVKAAVEDQKNVGQDLLQ
- the LOC110898664 gene encoding protein EMSY-LIKE 3 isoform X2, whose translation is MNFELSDSSGTDDDLPPPHQQKFRSAGPGTGNGRTMAVGNAPFPRIQNDMETQIHLIEQEAYSSVLRAFKAQSDAITWEMESLITDLRKELRVSDEEHRKLLARVNNDDIIKRIREWRKTNGAQPGTLNSPTVSASQKKQKTSHSGPSSSLGPPPPTLQQPSSSGLNRGSGSGFRGKKPQSYGSASFNGREQVPKQGFDEDNNSDPLIGRKVWTRWPEDNNFYEAIIKKFNPVEGRHALVYDSNTPNEAWEWVNLREISPNDICWKWEDVGVSNRGARSGSGRGIKASTPRVGTNSGSGRGRPIAKGQSKKEAPQKENGVAKKPLNTIEILHTDTLVKELDKVFSSSSADPMDIEKARKVLKEHEQALLDAIAKLEGASDGESDRDHISSKHEAGDGSDGVKAAVEDQKNVGQDLLQ